The following coding sequences are from one bacterium window:
- a CDS encoding J domain-containing protein, protein MFTLEIDPYEVLGVRHNADVVDIRRARRDLILRFPNELFPERAQEINEAFQLLMNKEKRRLVDAFLRSKAGGALRVQKPFLSEKVLDNLFNYPGRAEVFELFKLEQPIEVGRDSLIQSLLTILHQVPEPQ, encoded by the coding sequence TTGTTCACTTTAGAGATCGATCCTTATGAGGTGCTGGGCGTTAGACACAACGCCGATGTTGTAGATATCCGGCGAGCGAGGCGGGACTTGATACTGCGGTTTCCCAACGAGCTCTTCCCGGAAAGGGCTCAGGAGATCAACGAGGCTTTCCAGCTCTTGATGAACAAGGAGAAGCGTCGGCTGGTAGATGCTTTTCTTAGGTCGAAGGCCGGCGGCGCCCTCCGTGTGCAAAAACCGTTTCTTTCGGAGAAGGTATTGGACAACTTGTTCAACTACCCGGGACGGGCAGAGGTTTTCGAGCTCTTCAAGCTCGAGCAACCGATTGAGGTTGGCAGAGATAGCCTCATTCAATCACTCCTTACCATTCTACACCAAGTCCCAGAACCGCAATGA